The following nucleotide sequence is from Methylocella sp..
ACCTCCAGCGTGCGCATGCCGTGCTCGGAGGCCTTGCGGGCGCAATCCTCGGCCGCCATCTGCGCCGCGTAAGGCGTCGACTTGCGGGAGCCCTTGAAACCCATGATCCCCGCCGAAGACCACGAAATTGTGTTGCCCTGAGCGTCGGTGATGGTGATCATCGTATTATTGAAGGTCGAGTTAACGTGCGCAACGCCAGACACGATGTTCTTGCGTTCGCGACGGCGAACGCGAGTAGCTTCTTTTGCCATATTTACTTCCTTCAGGCGCGCCCGTAGTGCCAGGCGCTCGGGATTGACCGCTTGCGAAAGCGGAGTTTAAGCCTTGTTTACTTCTTTTTGCCGGCGATGGCCTTCGCCTTGCCTTTGCGAGTGCGCGCATTGGTGTGGGTGCGCTGGCCGCGAACGGGCAGCTGACGCCGATGACGCAGGCCGCGGTAGCAGCCAAGATCCATCAGGCGCTTGATGTTGATCGCCACTTCGCGGCGCAAATCGCCCTCAACCATGTAATCGCGGTCGATCGTCTCGCGGATTTGCAGGATTTCTGCATCGGTCAATTCGGAGACGCGCCGCTCGGCCGGAATATTGACCTTCGCGCAAATTTCCTCAGAATTTTTGGGGCCGATGCCGTGAATATATTGTAGCGCGATGACGACGCGCTTACCGGTCGGAATATTAACGCCTGCGATACGTGCCAAAACCAATTCTCCATGTCGGCCGCCAATGAAAGCATGGCGGCGGTTTGTTTTCCCGCGTCCGGTGGAGGCCGGCTCATGCGGGGCCCAACAAAAATAACTCCGTTGGGGCCACATTAATGCCCCCCGGAAACTTTCGTCTCAGGCTGGAAGAAAGTTCCTTAACTGATCGAGCTCTGTGCGTCAACTCGAGTTTTGATGATCGAGACGCAAATTATGGCGAAAATGCGGCGTCAAGACGGAGCCGCTCGAAAAAGTCCGGGCTTGCAAATTTGCCGAGCGCAGACGCGCGTCCCTCGCTTCGACACGCGCCGGAACTTGGTTTTTGGCGCCGCAAACAACCGGGGGCAAGCCAAAACCGGCTGTTGCATTCGTCGATTGTTTGCGCCATATAGCGCAAAGCCGTCGGCGTCTCAGCCTTCGGTAAGGATGCGGGTGTAGCTCAGTGGTAGAGCACAACCTTGCCAAGGTTGGGGTCGAGGGTTCGAATCCCTTCGCCCGCTCCAGTTAAATCAATGGCTTGGCCGATAGGCCGCTAAGATGACCAATTACTTGGCAACACATTGGCATCAGTAATCTGGCGCTCTGGCTTCGACGAACTTGCCGCGATCGCGGGTCACGATCTCCCAAACCTCGGTTTACGCCTTCCCCCCACCTTTGCGGCAGTGC
It contains:
- the rpsM gene encoding 30S ribosomal protein S13; this translates as MARIAGVNIPTGKRVVIALQYIHGIGPKNSEEICAKVNIPAERRVSELTDAEILQIRETIDRDYMVEGDLRREVAINIKRLMDLGCYRGLRHRRQLPVRGQRTHTNARTRKGKAKAIAGKKK
- the rpsK gene encoding 30S ribosomal protein S11; this encodes MAKEATRVRRRERKNIVSGVAHVNSTFNNTMITITDAQGNTISWSSAGIMGFKGSRKSTPYAAQMAAEDCARKASEHGMRTLEVEVSGPGSGRESALRALQAAGFTVTSIRDVTPIPHNGCRPRKRRRV